The nucleotide window TATTATAGGAAGTTTCCTACAGCTAGGGGTACTTAAAGTTCACGTGTAGATCGAGTTACGAGTTAAGTCACACTTTAAGCCCATTTTTtctcatattatgtaggtaggtacttctaatATCCATAACAAATAAAAAGGACGCTTCTAAACACAGTCACCCTTCCTCTTATACACTAATTTTTCGAGAAAATGCCATCTGCTACTGCGTTAAATATCTGTTTACGAATAAGATTTTGCTtagaaataatttatgtttataGGAGCAGATGGAGACTTAcaagaaaaaaaggaaaacacTGCGCTAACGATCCTCCAAGGAAGATACAAATACTGTAAGAAATATTTATGGAGGTTTTTCGGAATGGAATCCCCGAGGAAAGCGGCTGCGACCGAATGCCCTCGGAAAATGGCGGAAAACACGTTACAAATCCCTCGCCACGCATAATTCTTAATACTGGGATTATAGAATAGCTTCTTAAAGCTTAGTTGCCAAAAGAAAGATAACAAGCTATTAGTACCTATGTGTTAAGACAAATTAGGTAGAATTCTTAAATAGGATAAGTCTATGTACCTATGCATAGTGTGTACTTACCTAGTGTAGgaatttataacttaaattaGGGGTTCACAgacaatttatttaagtacaaaaTTAATTTGTACCTTCTCTTCGTGTTCGTATTGATGTAGAACCAATAGATTGGAGTGCCTGCCTGcatctcatcatcatcgcgatcaacttatcgccggcccactactgaacacggttTCCTCTCAAAATGATTGCTGCTTAGGCGATATTCTGACACTGTCCGACTCTACACGTCTTTGAGAACGttatatggagaactcttaaggCTTGCAGATTTGCTTGGAGCATTGGTCTTCTATTCAGGAGGTCGATCCCGgtacacctctaactttccggagttatgtgttttaagcaattatatcacttgatttaacggtgaaggaaaccatcgtgaggaaCCATCGTATTGGTATTGAACGTTTATCACCGCTgcacttatttttatgaaataacgtATGTACGTTTACTCATGGATTTCCATTGGCCACCTGTAATTCGATTTGCAATTTCAAAACTTATGCAATTGTAGATATGTCAATCAttcattattacaattattataattttgcatattaataattttaaactgaCAAATACGACAAGATTGATTAACTAAATACGTGATTTGATTACATGAGTAATAATCATGTAATAATACGTGATTCAAATAAATCGAAATATCTACTTCAATAGAGTGTTCTTCAGTCCAGATTGCTTTCAGGAACGATTTTTGCTAGAACAAACATTTGCATTGACCATGAAAacatatgatattattgtttcaTTTGAAAACGGTAGGTTTCCATTGGATGCATGCGCATTGTGCACAAAATTTTTGACTTGTTCTGAAACAATGTCTATATCTgtagggtttaaaaaaaaagagtattaGATATAACGTGGCTATAATTAGGCAATTagtaatagactacaggcccatgtttaaaaatgggtgggtcatatgaaccaccaggtgacgatacaggacgatataagagcataaaataataagtttcagcactatgccgtcacttgcaagctgtccaacagagtgctggtgagaattgaaaagtgcaggtagagtgagtacattttggtcatatatttttgtacggcatttttaccatcgatagatccatgaaaaataataagaaagcgcgcagtgccgtaaaaaaatggtgcgccacaaagtcagtaaatgttttgattttctgacaatttccggggtaaatttggtcatttaattctgtacggcactagtttcatactatttcaatacagcctctaatccattattccgcaacgccgtacaaaaatcatgcgacaaggggaaaaaattgagggtagcaaccccctctctttccgtggtccggggggtgatttgaaacaacataaaattaatttattttgaaagtgttttatgcatagataatattttttacatgccgtacattttcgttggtccaaaggtttgtaggggatgtggatattatatacacacccgttcacttcagttagacggcatagtgattttatcatattatcaattgttctcttcaaaaatatgttaatgccgtacagtatcagatggccataaagtactacccttaaaatgatagcgtcattttcatcagcctaaaagatatggtctgcattaaaatgtacggcataattttttcctaatttatttatcttaatactatttaaaacaagggaaaagcgtagaaaattgctatattttattaatctatgaatatttaaacttttgcaataatttgaaaaatttcagtttttgtatttatctataattttttttagaacagtttcttttgaacggcaatactatataacaatagtattttacactatcatgttaaaaaaaaagttgccgtacagagtcaaatgattttacagctttaaaaattaagtataccatgaaattaagataattattgatacacattcaaatgaacactaatttttttacggcattatttttaatagtacttttgagtgctagataatgttttggaaccaaagccgtactttctcaaatcaccccccggaccacggaaagagagggggttgctaccctcaattttttccccttgtcgcatgatttttgtacggcgttgcggaataatggattagaggctgtattgaaacagtatgaaactagtgccgtacagaattaaatgaccaaatttaccccggaaattgtcagaaaatcaaaacatttactgactttgtggcgcaccatttttttacggcactgcgcgctttcttattatttttcatggatctatcgatggtaaaaatgccgtacaaaaatatatgaccaaaatgtactcactctacctgcacttttcaattctcaccagcactctgttggacagcttacaagtgacggcatagtgctgaaacttattattttatgctcttatatcgtcctgtctacgtcacctggtggttcatatgacccacccatttttaaacatgggcctgtagtctataattACATAACTTCATTCCTCCGTTTTCtgtaacaatataataaaatttaatgaacGGGATATGAATCTTTACATTTTCAATTCGATGTCTGAACGGCTGCGACCATCATCCTACAATCAACTGTTAGGTGGAGTTTATTGATAGTCTATGCGTGGCCTAGCTCCCTCTGACGTTCTCCAAGAGTCTATGGTACTAGCGGACTCTACACACACTCTGGGTGACGCGTAGAATGGCGAGTGGCTGTTGTGCTAtagttgtaaattaataaaataaggaaaCAGTCGAATAAAAGCATATTAAAGTACATACAAGTGTTTTATCTCTATTACTACATagtttcaaaatcccgcgggaactctttgattttccggaataaaatgcctatgtgttaatccagggtatatttatctccattccaaatttcagccaaatccatccagtggtttttgtgtgattgagtaacaaacatccaaacatccatacTTTCACAGATAATTTTTACAGATAATAATCACGGTCATATTGTGAACATCTCACgtggtaggtatctattaaCATACACTTATCTAaattgagaaaaataaaaacagagaggcaacgaagtgatcctataagggttccttattcttttgaagtacggaaccctaaaaacacagtCCTGATGAGACGAGTGCTCTTGTGGTCTGCGCTTCAGGTAAGCGCCTCATAAATATCCGAAGGGCCATAAAATGCATTAGTAAAGTCTGCTTTGAATAATGCCAACCCAGTGAGCTTTCgggatgaaaataaaattggagaTATACTTACGTACGCATATCGGCTCTTTTTCTGTAAGTATTCACCATGACTGTTCCAATCTTTATAGGAAGTTATGGTATTCTAACCAACATAACAGTCAtacgtacttacctataattGATTAACCATGAAAATTTCTATCCGTTTGGGTAAAAACTTGACCATCGTCTGGATAAGTTAAACGGAAAATCGTGTTTTGATGTTAAACACTAATTTTGGTTTCTCTCTTATTTTCTTCTACTTTTCGTCTCCCTTCGTCAAGATTTGTAGATTCTACCTTAGTTTTTCTCATCAGTCGTCAGATAAATAGTATATTATTACCCTTTGTTGTCCACTACTTTCCCATCTTTatgaaactgatttttattaaactatTTACTGCCACGTATGCCACACGTCTGCGCGAaatttgttttgtaaaattcCTATGTTTTCGAATAGAACTGCGATATCTTACGAATTGAAAGTAGTCTACTCCGTctccaaaataatataaaattttcttgGTGGTTTAGCTGTGAAAAcataacagatagacagatacaatGTCGCatccataatattagtatggttatGGCTGACTATGTCTTTAGGAGAATGGACTACATTTCGTAGAGTAAATCACTCGAAGAGTTGAGTATCCTGTATTCCCGCTCACCTGGGTGTCGTAAATATTAGCCAGGACCATAAAATGCATTAGTAAATACTGCTCTGAATAATGCCAGCCAAGTGAGCTTTcacgagtaaaataaaattctaaatcaAAATGTGCGACTTTTTACGAACATTTTACAAGTCAATGGTTGTAAACCTGAATTCCTACTAGgcttttcctttttttctgtcttctctctgggctggttttcgcacttaaacgtttccgtctgttgtgcgtgggttgcccctccccgcagaagtctccagccatccaagctcgctccagaagccaagtagaccgcccaggttgccaaGGGCTTCATGAaatgaggttggggatcccaactGGCGCtttcgttgttctgccacgcccgTGCACTCTAGGAGCATGTGCGTCGGTGTTCCTACTAGGCTGAGGACGATAATCATTAGAAACTAggtaatacccgcgacttcgccgcGTAAGTTTCAATTTTGTCAGAAACCCCGAAATTTTTGACAAAAtcgaaactttgattttccgggttagaAGTAgccttctccgggatgcaagctacctatgTGCTATACAAATGAGACCCGCGATATCCGAATTTactaaaaaatcctgtgggaactctttaatttctatccgagataaaaagtaggcacGCCTCACAtgcagaaaatatttttattttctgtcCCTGTAATCTATCATTCATCGTAACAATGCTACCTATTCCTTGCGCAGTCTCAACTTTGTAATACAAAACGTGGTACGTAGTACAAGTTCCAATAAGTTCCAATATAGGTATAATACGCTTAGAAAAGTTGGGTATCTTTACGTTCGCGCCCACCTGGGTCTCATAAATATTAGCCAGGACCATAAAATGCATTAGTAAAGTCTGTTTAACTAATACCAACATAATGCGCTTTCTGAAGTGAAATAAAATCCACTCAAGTTTGTGTgcgaaaatataaaatacttataatatggattttctaaaataattaagtaagtactgggccgattttgttgaatgaggtgtcaatcgattcgtcataaaggtccgggtgacataggctacgttttataccaaaaaattgATATAGCGGATGaaaaaaagtaggggtctccaaaatttttttttttgctattgtacctatcgagtggggtgtcaaatgaaagaggaaaaaattctgagttcataaatacaaATGTCCTACAACGTTAAAAtttaccaagcgacagaaaaacaattttactataatgtTTAAGAAGAGTTTAGTAAAACGAtcgcagtcaggttttagttttcaactttattttagcACTAGATTCCGTGGCCCCAGTGTCTCCACGTCCACGACAAGGAAGAATTGACTTACTGACAAAATAATGAATACCTAACTGAAAAGTGAAACTgtttctagaaacttgagattttgcatgtagattcAGTCTTTAgcgtaaagaaaaaaatccacgcGGTAAAGTCATTTAGAATATCTACCTATCACAGTCATATAAAACAACTTAATTTTTTCACACCTAAAGGTAATTATTATATgtagctataggtacctactactactaGGTAGAAACGGGGTTTTTATTCGTTGAGTCTATATTGAAAAGTTGTTTCAAATCAGTGCATGAGAAATGTTAATTAAGTAATGGATCCTCAGGGAGTAATCGCGAAGGGCTcggtttaattaattaatgcccATTCATCTCCCACTAACTTTAATGTGATGAGGTTATAATCTGTTTTGAagtttgatttaaaataatgaggtacctacctgagtacctaagtataaaaattttggaaatattttttattctagcGTTTAATAAACGatcaaaatttttttataatgtaaaaaccGGTTTACATTAAATTTTTCGTCGGACCATATCCGACTGGTTTCAAATCTGTCCGGGTTCCTTATTCATGGGCCTGTAGTTTGTACACGCGACGCGGCGCTCAGCAGACTGTGTGCCTAAAAAGGTACAGACCTACGCTACTGTGAATTAGGTATCATTTTCACGCAATGCGACCTTTTATCTTATATGTAAGAGATTAGTTCTTTTGGGGAAGGTTTTCCTTTTaaggcaaataaaaaaaaaagatttgtcaAACGAAACAATATGTCGCACTTTAAATGCCAAGGTTCGTGCCTCAAGAGGGCGGAAGCAAGAATTTCAGCTTTTCCCTATGAATTTTTTGTCGTACTTACTTCTAAAACAAAGCGTAATGACCCGCACGGCACGCATTTGTTCGCGAACAATCCGAATAGGCCATTTTTCATCTCGAACAATTGAGGGCGGTGCTCCGACACAATTGGCAGAGTATTTTGTCAAGCATTTGTCGTACGAGCGAGCTCGGCTAGGTACTATACGACATAATAAGTGCACTTCATACGTCCGCACCGGTACATAATTATAGTTTCAGAAAATCTGCCATTTAAAGGTGATATTGTGACTTGCACGGGTATGGAAACAGGCAACTGTTACCGAGTAGGTCTACTAAGATAAAATTAGGAGCATGTATTTTGTTCATAATATCGTACAGTCTACTGAAGCAAACATTGGCATTTTCATGATagctttttaaaattgttatataatatacCGACCTACGTACGTATTTTCGTCGAGACATAGGTTTCGTAAAGGTCGTTACATCGAGATAACGTTGAACAAAGCgataaaagcggtgatagcctaatgggtAAGACGTCTGCCTTCCATTCGGTGGGTTAGGTTTCgaacccgggcacgcacctataacttttcggagttatgtgcttttGCTTAGTAGTCAAGGAAgacattgtgagaaaaccttCATCcttgacagttctccataattttctctaatgtgtttgaagtctgccaatgcgcacTTGACTAGCGTGATAGACTTTGGCCAAACCTTtttcgttctgagaggagacccgtgctcagtagtgggacggtcatgggttgatgatgatgaactcaAGCAAATGttggtattttttatttgtcttaTATATATGTAGTATGTATCTACTTACACATTTTCTTCTAGACATCTTGTCTCTATAGGTAGGCCGAACAAAAATGTATCATGAAAGATTGAAAAATACTTTGTATAGACCGTACAAAATGGCttttcacgcgccattttaagtCAGGGTCAATaattgtcatgtcaaaagtaggtacgaaggactaaaatcgtatttttaacatgatatttgacacaaagttaaaatggcgcgtgagaagtaatTTTTTACGTACTATATTTCAGTGTTACAGACTCGTTGCTTTTTAAATTGCTACCACAGCTGTCCATTTCATATCTTTCGTAACATTCACAGATGAAAAGGAACAGCTATTTCTATTATTAATCACCTGTGGAAGCGTATTGTCCGTAGCGATACTCATAAAATCTCGCCTCTTATGATTTTCATAGCGGCTGAAGGTATTACGTTGGaatttttcgttttattttatgGCGGCGCGTACTGTCGCGAAGAAATATTGGCTCGGCGGAATAGCTCGTAAAGAAAACTGTTTCCTTTCCACGGCTACACACCGCTTCAGGCTCGTCTTATActcacatttattattattaggttggGTTGCTTTCATTTTAACAAAATCTATAACTAATAATAGCGCCtacctttataatttttattttaatctaacgagatagagagagagagattgAGAACAATCTcgctcaatttaaaaaaatttaaagtcagcaaatgagcaggcgggttaCCCGATTCATGAGCATTTACAGAACATAACAGGGAGaacgtaccatcgtataagatatacctaacatttTATCTTCAACgctgcaagttaataacagacagcgccatctaaatgtgatttagtaaacttacaattattttttcgtgaacacatttttttgataaccacaaatttacggttttcgcatttttcatttacttgtgctataagacctatctattAACAGGGAGTAACCCATAGTTTTTCTAaacagacgcgacagacagacaaccaaatgatcctataagagttcctttttccttttgaggtacagaaccctaaaaaggacttCCGCTTTAGTAATAATTGTCTTACACAGTCGATTCGGAAAAATGCTGACTTCATTATGACGGTTCACGAGTTCAAATCtcagtcagttttattttttatacattttatagaataaaaaataattattaaattaaggtGCCCTTCCAAGGTACGGAATCCCCGGTGCACAGGACTGACTCGCACTGGGCCGGTTTTCTTTAGATGGGTTAAaagtaattgaaccaaaaaagTACCTGTTATGGATATTTTTCTAGTTCAGTTACTACTATGGTTATTTAGATTGGTTGATTGTGGCGGGTAGGCATTTTTCCGGTTCACTAGACGTCCGATCCCTTTCCCTCGCACATCATTATTCAACTTAAGTGGACAGTTTTCGTAAGGTGAGTAGATGTGTAACCAAAATTTCTTTTTctacatatacattatacctactataatatattagaatttttatatctaaactaatactataaagaggaaagatttgtttgtattaGATAAATTGATTAAGACTTGATTTTGtacgaataaaaaaattgtaagtggCATTAAATAACATTgtacttttttaaattgattaaaGAGCATAGAATTAACTTTTAGCTTGCTCCAGCAGTACGCGGGATTGCAATCACATAACTGGCACACGACacgcataaaaatattttgaattgattgAAAAGAGCtattgccgagtttcttgctggtttttctcggtagaaagggcattccgaaccagtagttaGTGAAATTCAAATGTACTTGtaataatatatctaataataaatctttttctataattaaaatatatctacctaaCTTATGATTGTTAAGTTGGTTTTTTGTTGCGTTTAAAGTAACGGATGGAGAGCTATTATGCTACAGCTATACTTACTTGCACTACGTAAAATAAGACAGCTAAATAAATgactgaaaattaaataaattttatacatcaactttatcatacaaaataaatttattttatttgcagatAGGTTTTATTTACAGGCAACAGCAGCAAGTAATGTTAAATTAAGGCAGTGTTCTATTTTATATGGTCTTACAATATCATTCATACTATCTTATAATACTCAACTTGTATAcctaaatatgtaggtacttgaaAAAACATGATTCATTTATAAAGTAAGTTATGTAAACGGGCTTTTTCTGTGTAAGGTATTCTTATTAATCTTCCCAAAATGATCCTGTGAAAGGGTCTCCCTTGACTGATCCAGGGTTTACACCAAAGTAAACTGTATTCGTGTTCTTAGATCCATTTCCAACACTGACTATGTCTTGGTTGGGCGAATTCGACCCTGTACCAAGAAATACCGTATTTCGGTTTTTATATCCATTTCCAATATTTAACATACCAATGTTCTGGTTGCTCGATTTCTGTCTTTTATCCATGACAACTTTATTCCAATTTTTATAACCATTTCCAACATTAAGCGTATTGCAGTTGGTGCACTTGTTCATATTCTCCCAAAAATTGCTCATGAAGTCACCATAATCAAAGTACTGAAAAAAGGTAGAACATAATAAGTAAAAGCCTCATAAGAAAACTCAGAGTCACTCTGCGGGCGATGGAGGGAGCTTGGAGGTTCTCTATTAATTGATtgaatcagaaatgaagagatccatTGGAGAAAGAGAGTAACCGACAATgctcagcgggttgcgaagaTGAAGAAGATTGCCTTCTTGGgcaggcacatagttcgaaaatgGTAGAcgtcattccagcaccttggacCCCAAACTACAAGtaggtgctggaatggtgaaCTCATACCGGAAAGTCCAGCGTTGTGTTGGAAGAGCCCCCACTATAGGTGGACAGAAGACATcatatcatcattattatgGCAGTTTAAAGTTTTCGAGATTTTTGAACTTTATTACGTTTATCATACACTTTCTTAtgcttaatttaataaaatagaaaaacttAACTACCTCTCGCCGTACTCGTACACGATTTTCTTCAGCATTGACAGATTTTTCTAGTTCAACTGGTTTCTGTATCACCGCACTGAAAAAGTAAGTTTGGAATCGGATGAGTAGGCTTTACGGAGATTACCTACCTTATAAATTTTACCTAAATCCAGAATAAACTTTAGCTCTTTGtaatatttgtgtaaatatttcaaataaaagttaaaCATACTTACACatgaaaatactttattttttaacctccgacccaaaaagaggggtgttataagtttgacgtgtgtatctgtgtatctgtctgtggcatcgtagctcctaaactaatgaatcgattttaaattatttttttgtttgaaaggtggcttgtttgagagtgttcttagctacaattcaagacaatcggttcagccgtttgaaagttatcaactcttttctagttactgtaaccttcacttgtcgggggtgttattttttaatttacacttgctacACTATGCCAATGACGTTCGCATAAACAGAGTGGTTACTGAAATTCAGCGTTGAGACAACTCAGATGCGCGCCCTAGCGGATTGTGCCTGATACCCCTGAGTCCGAACGCAACCTTAGCGGCTTACCTATTTAAGGCGTTATACTGCTATACATAAACGGATATATTTTTCGTTTTTACGTAGTTAAGCTAAGTGGTTTTGTACAGAAGTTGCCTTAAATAAAGATTATCCATTCTTTATTTGAGATTTCTGGAAATTaaactattaattatttagtagATTTGATAATCTTACCCTGGCCTCGCCTCGCTCAATACGAATAACGTCAACGCAGAAACAAATAGTATTTCTTtcattattttgaattatttaattattttaaacatcaATGTAAGTTTCTATGAGTATGTGTTTAGCAAAAACTGGCGACGAAT belongs to Maniola jurtina chromosome 6, ilManJurt1.1, whole genome shotgun sequence and includes:
- the LOC123866151 gene encoding uncharacterized protein LOC123866151 isoform X2 translates to MKEILFVSALTLFVLSEARPGAVIQKPVELEKSVNAEENRVRVRREYFDYGDFMSNFWENMNKCTNCNTLNVGNGYKNWNKVVMDKRQKSSNQNIGMLNIGNGYKNRNTVFLGTGSNSPNQDIVSVGNGSKNTNTVYFGVNPGSVKGDPFTGSFWED
- the LOC123866151 gene encoding uncharacterized protein LOC123866151 isoform X1 — encoded protein: MKEILFVSALTLFVLSEARPGAVIQKPVELEKSVNAEENHVRVRRGYFDYGDFMSNFWENMNKCTNCNTLNVGNGYKNWNKVVMDKRQKSSNQNIGMLNIGNGYKNRNTVFLGTGSNSPNQDIVSVGNGSKNTNTVYFGVNPGSVKGDPFTGSFWED
- the LOC123866151 gene encoding uncharacterized protein LOC123866151 isoform X3, whose protein sequence is MKELLFVSALMLFVWTDAKPGVVTQKPVELQKSVNAEDNHVRVRRGYFDYGDFMSNFWENMNKCTNCNTLNVGNGYKNWNKVVMDKRQKSSNQNIGMLNIGNGYKNRNTVFLGTGSNSPNQDIVSVGNGSKNTNTVYFGVNPGSVKGDPFTGSFWED